One part of the Arabidopsis thaliana chromosome 4, partial sequence genome encodes these proteins:
- the LHT7 gene encoding LYS/HIS transporter 7 (LYS/HIS transporter 7 (LHT7); CONTAINS InterPro DOMAIN/s: Amino acid transporter, transmembrane (InterPro:IPR013057); BEST Arabidopsis thaliana protein match is: Transmembrane amino acid transporter family protein (TAIR:AT1G47670.1); Has 1572 Blast hits to 1571 proteins in 189 species: Archae - 0; Bacteria - 36; Metazoa - 144; Fungi - 199; Plants - 1047; Viruses - 0; Other Eukaryotes - 146 (source: NCBI BLink).) has protein sequence MSIALGNLFDLESQESGGSPLFMSPAPSTDPQPISGEKNGGDGGRIPVEEWLPITESRKGNVYTATFHLLCSGIGLQVILLPAAFAALGWVWGTIILTVGFVWKLYTTWLLVQLHEAVPGIRISRYVRLAIASFGVKLGKLLGIFPVMYLSGGACTILVITGGKSIQQLLQIMSDDNTAPLTSVQCFLVFSCIAMIMSQFPNLNSLFGVSLIGAFMGIAYCTVIWILPVASDSQRTQVSVSYATMDKSFVHIFNAIGLIALVYRGNNLVLEIQGTLPSDSKNPSCKTMWRAVMISHALVAICMFPLTFAVYWAYGDKIPATGGPVGNYLKLYTQEHSKRAACFIHLTFIFSCLCSYPINLMPACDNIEMVYITKKKKPASIIVRMMLRVFLSLVCFTIAVGFPFLPYLAVLIGAIALLVTFTYPCFMWISIKKPQRKSPMWLFNVLVGCLGASLSVLLLVASAMRLAQKGLHANFFRP, from the exons ATGTCTATAGCATTGGGAAACTTATTTGATTTGGAATCACAAGAAAGTGGTGGTTCTCCTTTATTTATGTCACCAGCCCCCTCCACGGATCCACAACCAATCTCCGGCGAAAAAAACGGCGGCGATGGTGGTAGGATTCCGGTAGAAGAGTGGCTGCCGATCACAGaatcaagaaaaggaaatgttTATACGGCGACGTTTCATCTTCTCTGTTCGGGAATTGGTCTCCAAGTGATTCTTCTTCCTGCAGCTTTCGCAGCACTCGGATG gGTATGGGGAACGATAATCTTAACGGTAGGGTTTGTATGGAAGCTCTACACGACGTGGCTTCTTGTTCAACTCCACGAAGCGGTTCCGGGAATTCGTATCAGCAGATACGTGAGACTCGCAATTGCTTCTTTTG GTGTGAAGCTTGGGAAACTTCTCGGAATATTCCCTGTGATGTATCTCTCAGGAGGAGCTTGTACGATTCTGGTTATAACCGGAGGGAAATCAATACAACAACTGTTACAAATTATGTCTGACGACAATACAGCGCCACTTACTTCAGTGCAATGCTTCTTGGTTTTTAGTTGCATTGCGATGATCATGTCTCAGTTTCCGAATCTAAATTCTCTCTTTGGAGTCTCGTTGATCGGTGCTTTTATGGGAATTGCGTATTGCACCGTGATATGGATTTTACCTGTAGCTAGTGACTCACAAAGGACTCAAGTCAGTGTCTCGTACGCTACAATGGATAAAAGTTTCGTTCACATTTTCAACGCTATTGGATTGATAGCTCTAGTATATCGCGGGAACAATCTCGTCCTTGAGATACAG GGTACTCTTCCTTCCGATTCAAAGAACCCTTCATGTAAGACAATGTGGAGAGCAGTGATGATCTCTCATGCTCTCGTCGCGATTTGTATGTTTCCATTAACGTTTGCTGTATATTGGGCATACGGAGACAAG attCCGGCGACGGGAGGTCCCGTGGGCAACTATCTGAAACTTTACACACAAGAGCACTCGAAGCGAGCAGCCTGTTTCATACACCTCACGTTTATCTTCTCTTGCTTATGTTCATATCCGATAAACTTAATGCCGGCGTGTGACAACATAGAGATGGTGTACAtaaccaagaagaaaaagcctGCATCCATCATTGTCCGGATGATGTTGCGTGTGTTTTTGAGCTTGGTTTGTTTCACTATAGCCGTTGGATTCCCGTTCTTGCCTTATCTAGCGGTTCTTATTGGAGCAATAGCCTTGCTTGTGACGTTTACGTATCCATGTTTCATGTGGATCTCTATCAAAAAGCCCCAAAGGAAAAGCCCAATGTGGTTGTTTAACGTTTTGGTGGGTTGCCTAGGTGCTTCTCTCAGCGTTTTGCTTCTGGTTGCCTCGGCTATGCGTTTGGCTCAAAAGGGTTTGCATGCTAACTTCTTCAGACCCTAA
- a CDS encoding hypothetical protein (DUF241) (Arabidopsis protein of unknown function (DUF241); CONTAINS InterPro DOMAIN/s: Protein of unknown function DUF241, plant (InterPro:IPR004320); BEST Arabidopsis thaliana protein match is: Arabidopsis protein of unknown function (DUF241) (TAIR:AT4G35210.1); Has 517 Blast hits to 501 proteins in 17 species: Archae - 0; Bacteria - 0; Metazoa - 1; Fungi - 0; Plants - 509; Viruses - 0; Other Eukaryotes - 7 (source: NCBI BLink).) codes for MAVSFHVRSNSYPSRQHPQAAHVDEQLTRLRSSDSASSSSICQRLSNLQDLHDSLEKMIRLSVTNLALSQDQIEKLLDGSLRILDLCNIAKDAISQMKEGLMEIQSILRRKPGDLSGEVKKYLVSRKFLKKSLQKVIKSLKVCQSKDSTNASLVVFGRAEAVTMALFESLFSFMSGSKACGKWSLVSKMMSQNKVTCEAEANEFTRIDSEFQSEKSLQMEDVQNLESCIQDLEDGIESLSKSLIKYRVSILNI; via the coding sequence ATGGCAGTCTCCTTCCATGTTCGATCTAACAGCTACCCTTCGAGACAACACCCTCAAGCCGCTCATGTCGATGAGCAATTGACCAGATTGAGATCTTCTGATTCagcctcttcatcttctatcTGCCAGAGACTTAGCAACCTTCAAGATTTACATGATTCTCTTGAAAAGATGATTCGCTTGTCTGTCACCAACCTAGCTTTATCTCAAGATCAGATTGAGAAACTTCTTGATGGATCTCTCAGGATCTTAGATTTGTGCAATATAGCCAAGGATGCGATTTCACAGATGAAAGAAGGTCTCATGGAGATCCAATCTATTCTACGAAGAAAGCCTGGAGATCTATCCGGAGAGGTCAAGAAATACTTAGTCTCAAGAAAGTTCCTCAAGAAATCACTCCAAAAAGTAATCAAGAGTTTGAAAGTGTGCCAAAGCAAAGATTCCACCAATGCATCTTTGGTTGTATTTGGAAGAGCAGAAGCTGTAACAATGGCTCTGTTTGAATCTCTGTTTAGCTTCATGTCCGGATCAAAGGCTTGTGGGAAATGGTCATTGGTCTCAAAGATGATGAGCCAAAACAAAGTTACATGTGAAGCAGAAGCAAATGAATTCACAAGGATCGATTCTGAGTTCCAATCCGAAAAGTCGTTGCAGATGGAGGATGTGCAGAACTTAGAGTCATGCATTCAAGATCTTGAAGATGGAATTGAGTCACTCTCTAAATCATTAATCAAATACAGAGTTTCAATCCTTAACATCTAA
- the LOG5 gene encoding Putative lysine decarboxylase family protein (Putative lysine decarboxylase family protein; CONTAINS InterPro DOMAIN/s: Conserved hypothetical protein CHP00730 (InterPro:IPR005269); BEST Arabidopsis thaliana protein match is: lysine decarboxylase family protein (TAIR:AT2G37210.1); Has 30201 Blast hits to 17322 proteins in 780 species: Archae - 12; Bacteria - 1396; Metazoa - 17338; Fungi - 3422; Plants - 5037; Viruses - 0; Other Eukaryotes - 2996 (source: NCBI BLink).) produces MEIVKSRFKRVCVFCGSSSGKRECYSDAATDLAQELVTRRLNLVYGGGSIGLMGLVSQAVHEAGGHVLGIIPRTLMDKEITGETYGEVIAVADMHERKAEMARHSDCFIALPGGYGTLEELLEVIAWAQLGIHDKPVGLLNVDGYYNYLLTFIDKAVDDGFIKPSQRHIFVSAPNAKELVQKLEAYKPVNDGVIAKSRWEVEKKVQQPQQQQQVVFCSNTSMQTEIAL; encoded by the exons atggaaatagTGAAGTCGAGGTTCAAGAGGGTTTGTGTGTTCTGTGGTAGCAGCAGCGGAAAGAGAGAGTGCTACAGTGATGCCGCCACTGATCTAGCTCAAGAGCTG GTGACGAGGAGATTGAATCTTGTGTATGGAGGAGGAAGCATTGGTCTCATGGGTTTGGTCTCACAAGCTGTTCATGAAGCTGGAGGACATGTACTAGG GATCATACCAAGGACTCTTATGGACAAAGAG ATAACCGGAGAAACATATGGTGAGGTAATAGCTGTGGCGGATATGCATGAAAGAAAAGCCGAAATGGCACGCCACTCGGATTGTTTCATTGCTTTACCAG GTGGGTATGGAACACTGGAGGAGTTATTGGAAGTAATAGCATGGGCACAACTTGGAATTCACGACAAGCCT GTGGGTTTGTTAAATGTGGATGGTTATTACAATTACCTCCTCACTTTCATTGATAAAGCCGTTGATGATGGCTTTATCAAACCATCTCAGCGTCACATCTTTGTCTCAGCCCCCAATGCCAAAGAGCTTGTCCAAAAACTTGAG GCATACAAGCCAGTGAATGATGGAGTCATAGCTAAATCTAGGTGGGAGGTTGAGAAGAAAGTGCAACAGCcgcaacaacagcaacaagtAGTGTTCTGTTCTAACACAAGCATGCAGACTGAGATTGCCCTTTAG
- a CDS encoding Late embryogenesis abundant (LEA) hydroxyproline-rich glycoprotein family (Late embryogenesis abundant (LEA) hydroxyproline-rich glycoprotein family; CONTAINS InterPro DOMAIN/s: Late embryogenesis abundant protein, group 2 (InterPro:IPR004864); BEST Arabidopsis thaliana protein match is: unknown protein (TAIR:AT2G41990.1); Has 165 Blast hits to 162 proteins in 15 species: Archae - 0; Bacteria - 0; Metazoa - 0; Fungi - 0; Plants - 165; Viruses - 0; Other Eukaryotes - 0 (source: NCBI BLink).), which translates to MMTWPARSSPQNTRKPVYVVHSPPNTDVDKISTGSGFSPFGSPLNDQGQVSNFQHHSVAESSSYPRSSGPLRNEYSSVQVHDLDRRTHEDEDYDEMDGPDEKRRRITRFYSCLLFTLVLAFTLFCLILWGVSKSFAPIATLKEMVLENLNVQSGNDQSGVLTDMLTLNSTVRILYRNPATFFTVHVTSAPLQLSYSQLILASGQMGEFSQRRKSERIIETKVFGDQIPLYGGVPALFGQRAEPDQVVLPLNLTFTLRARAYVLGRLVKTTFHSNIKCSITFYGDKLGKTLDLSKSCSDH; encoded by the exons atgatgacgTGGCCGGCTAGATCATCGCCGCAAAACACGAGGAAGCCAGTTTACGTCGTGCATAGCCCACCGAACACAGACGTAGACAAGATATCGACCGGTTCAGGTTTTAGCCCATTCGGGTCACCCCTTAACGATCAGGGTCAGGTCAGCAACTTTCAACATCACTCGGTGGCCGAGTCATCTTCGTATCCACGATCGTCAGGACCATTGAGAAACGAGTACAGCAGTGTCCAAGTGCATGATCTTGACCGTCGAACtcatgaagatgaagattacGATGAAATGGACGGTCCGGAtgagaagaggagaaggatAACGAGGTTTTACTCGTGCTTGTTGTTTACGTTGGTGTTGGCCTTCACTCTCTTCTGTCTCATTTTGTGGGGAGTTTCCAAATCTTTCGCACCTATTGCCACTTTGAAG GAAATGGTATTGGAGAACTTGAATGTGCAGTCCGGGAACGACCAATCGGGAGTGCTCACAGATATGCTAACTCTAAATTCAACGGTCAGGATCTTATACAGAAACCCCGCAACTTTCTTCACTGTCCACGTCACCTCCGCTCCCCTCCAGCTCAGCTATTCCCAGCTTATCCTCGCATCCGGTCAG ATGGGAGAGTTCTCTCAACGAAGGAAAAGCGAGAGAATCATTGAGACCAAAGTATTTGGGGATCAAATTCCTCTGTATGGAGGCGTACCGGCTCTGTTTGGCCAACGAGCTGAACCGGACCAAGTCGTTTTGCCTCTTAACCTGACTTTTACGTTGCGAGCACGAGCCTATGTGCTCGGACGATTGGTCAAGACTACGTTCCACTCGAATATCAAATGCAGCATCACTTTTTATGGCGATAAACTTGGCAAGACACTTGATCTCTCCAAGTCCTGTTCTGATCATTGA
- the LHT7 gene encoding LYS/HIS transporter 7: MSIALGNLFDLESQESGGSPLFMSPAPSTDPQPISGEKNGGDGGRIPVEEWLPITESRKGNVYTATFHLLCSGIGLQVILLPAAFAALGWVWGTIILTVGFVWKLYTTWLLVQLHEAVPGIRISRYVRLAIASFGVKLGKLLGIFPVMYLSGGACTILVITGGKSIQQLLQIMSDDNTAPLTSVQCFLVFSCIAMIMSQFPNLNSLFGVSLIGAFMGIAYCTVIWILPVASDSQRTQVSVSYATMDKSFVHIFNAIGLIALVYRGNNLVLEIQGTLPSDSKNPSCKTMWRAVMISHALVAICMFPLTFAVYWAYGDKVYVKTKHYSIFCRCICLHLHFE; the protein is encoded by the exons ATGTCTATAGCATTGGGAAACTTATTTGATTTGGAATCACAAGAAAGTGGTGGTTCTCCTTTATTTATGTCACCAGCCCCCTCCACGGATCCACAACCAATCTCCGGCGAAAAAAACGGCGGCGATGGTGGTAGGATTCCGGTAGAAGAGTGGCTGCCGATCACAGaatcaagaaaaggaaatgttTATACGGCGACGTTTCATCTTCTCTGTTCGGGAATTGGTCTCCAAGTGATTCTTCTTCCTGCAGCTTTCGCAGCACTCGGATG gGTATGGGGAACGATAATCTTAACGGTAGGGTTTGTATGGAAGCTCTACACGACGTGGCTTCTTGTTCAACTCCACGAAGCGGTTCCGGGAATTCGTATCAGCAGATACGTGAGACTCGCAATTGCTTCTTTTG GTGTGAAGCTTGGGAAACTTCTCGGAATATTCCCTGTGATGTATCTCTCAGGAGGAGCTTGTACGATTCTGGTTATAACCGGAGGGAAATCAATACAACAACTGTTACAAATTATGTCTGACGACAATACAGCGCCACTTACTTCAGTGCAATGCTTCTTGGTTTTTAGTTGCATTGCGATGATCATGTCTCAGTTTCCGAATCTAAATTCTCTCTTTGGAGTCTCGTTGATCGGTGCTTTTATGGGAATTGCGTATTGCACCGTGATATGGATTTTACCTGTAGCTAGTGACTCACAAAGGACTCAAGTCAGTGTCTCGTACGCTACAATGGATAAAAGTTTCGTTCACATTTTCAACGCTATTGGATTGATAGCTCTAGTATATCGCGGGAACAATCTCGTCCTTGAGATACAG GGTACTCTTCCTTCCGATTCAAAGAACCCTTCATGTAAGACAATGTGGAGAGCAGTGATGATCTCTCATGCTCTCGTCGCGATTTGTATGTTTCCATTAACGTTTGCTGTATATTGGGCATACGGAGACAAGGTATATGTCAAAACCAAACACTATTCCATTTTTTGTAGGTGTATATGTTTGCATTTACATTTtgaatag
- the LOG5 gene encoding Putative lysine decarboxylase family protein: MEIVKSRFKRVCVFCGSSSGKRECYSDAATDLAQELVTRRLNLVYGGGSIGLMGLVSQAVHEAGGHVLGIIPRTLMDKEITGETYGEVIAVADMHERKAEMARHSDCFIALPGGYGTLEELLEVIAWAQLGIHDKPVGLLNVDGYYNYLLTFIDKAVDDGFIKPSQRHIFVSAPNAKELVQKLEVGTHQNIALLFVLRF, translated from the exons atggaaatagTGAAGTCGAGGTTCAAGAGGGTTTGTGTGTTCTGTGGTAGCAGCAGCGGAAAGAGAGAGTGCTACAGTGATGCCGCCACTGATCTAGCTCAAGAGCTG GTGACGAGGAGATTGAATCTTGTGTATGGAGGAGGAAGCATTGGTCTCATGGGTTTGGTCTCACAAGCTGTTCATGAAGCTGGAGGACATGTACTAGG GATCATACCAAGGACTCTTATGGACAAAGAG ATAACCGGAGAAACATATGGTGAGGTAATAGCTGTGGCGGATATGCATGAAAGAAAAGCCGAAATGGCACGCCACTCGGATTGTTTCATTGCTTTACCAG GTGGGTATGGAACACTGGAGGAGTTATTGGAAGTAATAGCATGGGCACAACTTGGAATTCACGACAAGCCT GTGGGTTTGTTAAATGTGGATGGTTATTACAATTACCTCCTCACTTTCATTGATAAAGCCGTTGATGATGGCTTTATCAAACCATCTCAGCGTCACATCTTTGTCTCAGCCCCCAATGCCAAAGAGCTTGTCCAAAAACTTGAGGTGGGTACCCACCAAAATATTGCTTTGCTTTTTGTCTTGAGATTCTGA
- a CDS encoding carrier protein (DUF241) (Arabidopsis protein of unknown function (DUF241); CONTAINS InterPro DOMAIN/s: Protein of unknown function DUF241, plant (InterPro:IPR004320); BEST Arabidopsis thaliana protein match is: Arabidopsis protein of unknown function (DUF241) (TAIR:AT4G35200.1); Has 1807 Blast hits to 1807 proteins in 277 species: Archae - 0; Bacteria - 0; Metazoa - 736; Fungi - 347; Plants - 385; Viruses - 0; Other Eukaryotes - 339 (source: NCBI BLink).), with product MAVSFHVRSSSYPSRQHPQAAHVDEQLTRLRSSGTASSSSICQRLSNLQDLHDSLEKMIRLSVTNQALSQDQIEKLLDGSIKILDLCSISKDGLSQMKESLKEIQSIVRRKRGDLSAEVKKYLASRKFLKKSFEKVLKSLKTSQNKNDALAVFGEAETVTIALFESLFSFMSGSKACGKWSLVSKMMSQSKGTCEAEANEFTRVDMEFQSEKSLQMEDVQNLEICIQDLEDGIGSLSKSLIKYRVSILNI from the coding sequence atggcagTCTCCTTCCATGTTCGATCTAGCAGCTACCCTTCAAGGCAACACCCTCAAGCCGCTCATGTCGATGAGCAATTAACCCGATTGAGATCTTCTGGgacagcttcttcatcttctatcTGCCAGAGACTTAGCAACCTTCAAGACTTACATGATTCTCTTGAAAAGATGATTCGCTTATCTGTCACCAACCAGGCTTTATCTCAAGATCAGATTGAGAAGCTTCTTGATGGATCCATCAAAATCTTGGACCTATGCAGCATTTCTAAGGATGGTTTGTCGCAAATGAAAGAGAGTCTCAAGGAGATCCAATCGATTGTAAGAAGAAAGCGTGGAGATCTATCCGCTGAGGTCAAGAAATACTTAGCCTCAAGAAAGTTTCTCAAGAAATCATTCGAAAAAGTACTCAAGAGTTTAAAAAcaagccaaaacaaaaacgacgCTTTGGCTGTGTTTGGAGAAGCAGAAACTGTAACAATTGCTTTGTTTGAAAGTCTATTTAGCTTCATGTCCGGATCAAAGGCTTGTGGAAAATGGTCACTGGTCTCAAAGATGATGAGCCAAAGCAAAGGTACATGTGAAGCTGAAGCAAATGAATTCACAAGAGTAGACATGGAGTTCCAATCCGAAAAGTCGTTACAAATGGAGGATGTGCAGAACTTAGAAATATGCATTCAAGATCTTGAAGATGGGATTGGGTCACTCTCTAAATCATTGATCAAATACAGAGTCTCTATTCTTAACATCTAA